A single window of Gossypium hirsutum isolate 1008001.06 chromosome A10, Gossypium_hirsutum_v2.1, whole genome shotgun sequence DNA harbors:
- the LOC107895450 gene encoding uncharacterized mitochondrial protein AtMg00310-like, producing the protein MNCFLLPSTVCKELEVILARFWWQKKTGRRGLHWCAWKELSVPKEEGGMGFCDLSKFNIALLAKQGWRIMKNPSSLIVRVLRAKYFNGSNFLEAALGTNPSLVWKSI; encoded by the coding sequence ATGAATTGTTTCTTGTTGCCGTCAACCGTGTGTAAAGAGTTGGAAGTGATTTTAGCTCGATTTTGGTGGCAAAAGAAGACTGGGAGGAGAGGCCTTCATTGGTGTGCATGGAAAGAGTTGTCTGTGCCAAAAGAGGAGGGTGGAATGGGGTTCTGTGATTTGTCAAAATTCAATATTGCTCTTCTAGCGAAACAGGGATGGCGGATTATGAAAAATCCAAGTTCTCTAATTGTGCGTGTCCTTAGAGCAAAGTATTTTAATGGATCTAATTTCTTGGAGGCTGCGTTAGGGACAAATCCATCGCTTGTATGGAAGAGTATCTAG